One genomic window of Spirochaetota bacterium includes the following:
- a CDS encoding sigma 54-interacting transcriptional regulator, which produces MNILIFDDRNEFACMLSDYIREKHEVIIADSLVLTKENILRNGIDIIIASIRDSNNNNTGIELLKIIKASAIEIPVIMTGTKEDITQAVDCFRLGALDCVDKTEIDDTKINSLIEKAIDARSKEGERDQSSRVDFNILFIDDNIEFTDAIKFHFGKRYRIDVSNDFNLARDIIDSNKYDCIFLDIRDEMNNDELAGIKLLKELMSNDEDVPVIMLTGWGEMSTAIECLKLGAYNFLEKSIKIFDTLEMIANVIEELIQKNIKDNNIHKKSFRYRVIDIIGECRSIRDIREEIIEVADEEVPVLIYGKTGTGKEVVSSAIHVASSRRDSPFVEVDCGSIPESIFESELFGYVKGAFTGAVDQRKGKIELADKGTLFLDEVENISLEQQAKLLKVLEEKKIYPLGSNKEREVDFRLICATNVDLFKLAEEGKFRQDLLYRINVFQIELPPLRERGEMDIDLLIRHFVSLKQNSLIEIEKYALQLLKKYDWPGNIRELRNILTKLEIIARRNNNNVISVDIVKSGFMKYKKDRINVDHLLKDLVDYYNGNVPNMLREYEDMAVLESYKNFNKNISKIAQKIYKETPEDNKNYRGRVRKVLERNMHLLNDPLSLE; this is translated from the coding sequence ATGAATATATTGATATTTGATGATAGAAATGAATTTGCCTGTATGCTATCTGATTACATTAGAGAAAAACATGAAGTAATTATTGCTGATTCTTTAGTATTGACAAAGGAAAATATATTACGAAATGGCATTGATATAATAATAGCTTCCATAAGGGATAGTAATAATAACAATACGGGTATTGAATTACTTAAGATCATTAAGGCCTCTGCAATTGAAATTCCAGTAATTATGACCGGGACAAAAGAGGATATCACTCAAGCAGTTGATTGTTTTAGACTCGGCGCGCTGGATTGTGTTGATAAAACAGAAATTGATGATACCAAAATAAATAGCTTAATAGAGAAGGCAATAGATGCGAGGAGCAAAGAGGGTGAAAGAGATCAAAGCTCAAGGGTTGATTTTAACATCTTATTTATTGATGATAACATTGAATTTACTGATGCAATAAAGTTCCATTTTGGAAAGAGATACAGGATAGACGTATCGAATGATTTTAATTTAGCAAGGGATATAATTGATAGCAATAAATATGATTGCATCTTTTTAGATATTCGAGATGAGATGAATAACGATGAACTTGCTGGTATTAAACTTCTAAAAGAATTGATGTCCAATGATGAAGATGTTCCTGTAATAATGCTCACCGGATGGGGGGAGATGTCAACAGCAATAGAATGTCTTAAACTCGGCGCTTATAACTTTTTGGAAAAATCCATAAAGATTTTTGATACCCTAGAGATGATTGCCAATGTGATTGAAGAGCTAATTCAAAAGAATATAAAGGATAACAATATTCATAAAAAGTCATTTAGATACAGGGTTATTGATATCATTGGAGAATGCAGGTCCATAAGGGATATTCGAGAAGAGATAATTGAGGTTGCGGATGAGGAAGTGCCTGTTCTAATATATGGAAAAACAGGAACAGGTAAAGAGGTTGTATCATCAGCAATCCATGTGGCAAGTTCACGCAGGGATTCCCCCTTTGTTGAGGTTGATTGTGGTTCCATACCGGAATCTATTTTTGAGAGTGAACTCTTTGGATATGTTAAGGGGGCATTTACAGGAGCAGTAGATCAGCGAAAAGGAAAGATTGAATTAGCAGACAAGGGCACACTATTTTTAGATGAAGTTGAGAACATCTCTCTGGAGCAGCAGGCGAAGCTGTTAAAGGTTCTGGAGGAAAAAAAGATATATCCTCTGGGAAGCAATAAAGAGAGAGAGGTGGACTTCAGATTGATATGCGCTACTAATGTTGATCTCTTTAAATTGGCTGAAGAGGGGAAATTTCGTCAGGATCTATTGTATCGAATAAATGTATTTCAGATAGAATTGCCGCCATTAAGGGAGCGCGGTGAAATGGATATTGATCTTTTAATTAGACATTTTGTATCCTTAAAACAAAACAGCTTAATAGAAATAGAAAAATACGCCCTCCAGCTTTTAAAAAAATATGATTGGCCTGGAAATATTAGGGAGCTTAGAAACATCTTAACGAAACTTGAGATAATAGCAAGGAGGAACAATAATAATGTAATATCCGTTGACATTGTGAAAAGCGGTTTCATGAAATATAAAAAGGATAGGATTAATGTTGATCATCTGCTAAAGGATTTAGTTGATTATTATAATGGAAATGTGCCGAACATGCTACGAGAATATGAGGATATGGCAGTTCTGGAAAGCTATAAAAATTTTAATAAAAACATCTCAAAAATAGCCCAAAAGATATATAAGGAAACACCTGAAGATAATAAAAATTATCGAGGAAGGGTACGAAAGGTTTTGGAAAGGAATATGCATCTGTTGAATGATCCCTTATCGTTGGAGTGA